The following nucleotide sequence is from Chloroflexota bacterium.
ATCAGGGTATTGCTTTTACTGGCGATTTACAACCTTATGCCGCCGATGCTGAGAGCCAAGCCTTGGTTGAACGCAGTTTTCAGGCCTTGCGCGAACGTGGCGTGGAGTGGCTCTACCCAGGCCATGGCCCAATGCGGCCACTGATTTATGCCAGCCAACAGGTTAAACTTTGCCCCGATGACCCAAGCTAGGTGAGGTCGTAACTAAAAAACAGTGCAATCTCGCGCGGGTCAAGCGCAGAAGGATCGTACAATTGCCAATCGCTGCCACACCAACCGAAGCCGACTGTTCGGTAAAACGCAATTGCGGATGGATTAGTCGTTTGAGTTTCGAGCCACAAACAACGTGCCGATAATTGCCGCGCCGCCGCGATCGCTGCCGTGAGCAATTGTCGGCCCAAGCCCCGCCCACGATAACGCCGATCGACATAGCAATGTTCGAGCACTGCCCGTCGATTCCATTGTTGATATTCGACTGCCGCCAAACCCACCACCTGAGCTTGAGCTTCGGCCACAAGTACCCAATCGTGCTGCGGCAAACGCGCATAATCCTCGCTCAAATCGTAATGCTTTTCAAACGGGCTAGCCAAATCGACTAACCCCAAGCGCATGGTTAACTCACGTTGGTGCAATTGATAGATCGTTGTAGTGCTAAAACTGGTGTCGAGCAAGCCAATCGCCGCCTGATCATGCGGCCAATTTAATTGCCGCAATTGAATTTCGTTCATGAAG
It contains:
- a CDS encoding GNAT family N-acetyltransferase, which encodes MNEIQLRQLNWPHDQAAIGLLDTSFSTTTIYQLHQRELTMRLGLVDLASPFEKHYDLSEDYARLPQHDWVLVAEAQAQVVGLAAVEYQQWNRRAVLEHCYVDRRYRGRGLGRQLLTAAIAAARQLSARCLWLETQTTNPSAIAFYRTVGFGWCGSDWQLYDPSALDPREIALFFSYDLT